From Hirundo rustica isolate bHirRus1 chromosome 19, bHirRus1.pri.v3, whole genome shotgun sequence, a single genomic window includes:
- the TRPV1 gene encoding transient receptor potential cation channel subfamily V member 1 encodes MSSILGKMKKFGSFDMEESEVTDEHTDGEDSVQETPDNPQGPPSTKVQPPKSNIFARRGRFVMGDSDKDMAPMDSFCQMDHLMAPSAIKFHVNLERGKLHKLLSTDSITGCSEKAFKFYDRRRIFDAVAQGNTKDLSDLLLYLNRTFKHLTDEEFKEPETGKTCLLKAMLNLHDGKNDTIPLLLDIARKTGTLKEFVNAEYTDNYYKGQTALHIAIERRNMYLVKLLVQNGADVHARACGEFFRKIKGKSGFYFGELPLSLAACTNQLCIVKFLLENPYQAANIAAEDSMGNMVLHTLVEIADNTKDNTKFVTKMYNNILILGAKINPILKLEELTNKKGLTPLTLAAKTGKIGIFAYILRREIKDPECRHLSRKFTEWAYGPVHSSLYDLSCIDTCEKNSVLEILAYSSETPNRHEMLLVEPLNRLLQDKWDRFVKHLFYFNFFVYTMHITILTAAAYYRPVQKDGKPPFTFGYSTGEYFRVTGEILSVLGGLYFFFRGIQYFMQRRPSLRTLIVDGYSEVLFFVHSLLLLSSVVLYFCGQELYVASMVFSLALGWANMLYYTRGFQQMGIYSVMIAKMILRDLCRFMFVYLVFLLGFSTAVVTLIEDDNEGQDTNISEYARCCHVKRGRTSYNSLYYTCLELFKFTIGMGDLEFTENYRFKSVFVILLVLYVILTYILLLNMLIALMGETVNKIAQESKSIWKLQRAITILDIENSYLNCLRHSFRSGKQVLVGITPDGQDDYRWCFRVDEVNWSTWNTNLGIINEDPGYSGDLRRNASFSLKPGRVSGRHWKTLVPLLKDGEKRREEPHKLPEEVKLKPVLEPYFEAEDSEGLKESIPKSV; translated from the exons ATGTCCTCCATTCTTGGGAAGATGAAAAAGTTTGGCAGTTTTGACATGGAGGAATCTGAAGTGACAGATGAACACACGGATGGGGAGGACTCTGTCCAGGAAACCCCTGACAACCCCCAGGGCCCACCCAGCACCAAGGTGCAGCCACCCAAAAGCAACATTTTTGCCAGGCGGGGCCGCTTTGTGATGGGGGACAGTGACAAGGACATGGCTCCCATGGACTCCTTCTGCCAGATGGATCACCTGATGGCACCTTCTGCCATCAAATTCCACGTCAATTTGGAGAGGGGCAAACTTCACAA GCTCCTGTCTACAGATTCCATCACAGGCTGCtcagaaaaagctttcaaattttATGACCGCAGAAGGATCTTTGATGCTGTGGCCCAAGGCAACACAAAGGACCTCAGTGACCTGCTACTCTACCTTAATAGAACCTTCAAGCATCTCACTGATGAGGAGTTCAAAG agcCTGAAACTGGCAAAACCTGTTTATTGAAAGCCATGCTGAATCTACATGACGGGAAAAATGATACCATTCCCTTGCTGCTGGATATTGCAAGGAAAACTGGGACTCTGAAAGAGTTTGTTAATGCAGAATATACTGACAACTACTACAAGG GCCAGACTGCTCTTCACATCGCCATCGAGAGGAGGAACATGTACCTGGTGAAGCTCCTGGTCCAGAACGGAGCAGATGTTCATGCCAGAGCCTGTGGGGAGTTCTTCAGGAAAATCAAAGGGAAATCTGGCTTTTATTTTG GAGAGCTGCCTTTGTCCCTGGCTGCCTGCACCAACCAGCTCTGCATTGTgaaattcctcctggaaaaTCCCTACCAGGCAGCCAACATCGCTGCTGAGGACTCCATGGGCAACATGGTCCTGCACACACTGGTGGAGATTGCAGATAACACCAAGGATAACACCAAGTTTGTAACCAAGATGTATAATAACATATTGATCCTTGGTGCCAAAATTAATCCCATCCTCAAGCTGGAAGAACTCACCAACAAGAAAGGGCTGACTCCTTTAACTCTGGCAGCCAAAACAGGGAAGATAGGG ATTTTCGCTTACATCCTCAGACGGGAAATCAAAGACCCCGAGTGCAGACACTTGTCCAGGAAGTTCACTGAATGGGCCTATGGACCTGTCCACTCCTCTCTTTATGACCTGTCCTGTATAGACACCTGTGAGAAAAACTCAGTGCTTGAGATCCTTGCCTACAGCAGTGAGACACCA AACCGTCACGAGATGCTGCTGGTGGAGCCCCTTAACAGGCTGCTGCAAGACAAGTGGGACCGGTTTGTCAAGCACTTGTTTTACTTCAACTTCTTTGTCTACACCATGCACATCACcatcctcactgctgctgcttacTACAGACCTGTACAGAAGGATGGAAAG CCTCCCTTCACCTTTGGCTACAGCACTGGGGAATACTTTCGAGTAACTGGAGAGATCCTGAGTGTACTGGGAggcctctatttttttttcagaggg atcCAGTATTTCATGCAGAGGCGCCCATCACTCAGGACACTGATAGTTGATGGCTACAGTGAGGTTCTTTT CTTTGtccactccctgctcctcctgagctCTGTGGTGCTGTACTTCTGTGGCCAGGAGCTCTACGTGGCCTCCATGGTGTTCTCCTTGGCCCTGGGCTGGGCCAACATGCTCTACTACACGCGGGGCTTCCAGCAGATGGGCATTTACTCCGTCATGATCGCCAAG ATGATCCTTAGAGATTTATGTCGCTTCATGTTTGTCTATCTTGTATTCCTCTTGGGATTTTCTACAG CTGTGGTGACTTTGATTGAAGACGACAACGAGGGGCAGGACACAAATATCTCTGAGTATGCCCGGTGCTGCCACGTGAAACGAGGCCGCACCTCCTACAACAGCCTCTACTACACCTGCCTGGAGCTCTTCAAGTTCACCATTGGCATGGGGGACCTGGAGTTCACAGAGAACTACAGGTTCAAGTCCGTGTTTGTCATCCTGCTGGTGCTCTATGTCATCCTCACCTACATCCTCCTGCTCAACATGCTCATTGCTCTGATGGGGGAGACTGTCAACAAAATTGCACAGGAGAGCAAGAGCATCTGGAAACTGCAG AGAGCCATCACCATCCTGGACATTGAGAACAGCTACCTGAACTGTCTGAGGCACTCCTTCCGCTCGGGGAAGCAAGTCCTGGTGGGGATCACACCTGATGGCCAAGATGATTACAGATGGTGCTTCAG GGTTGATGAGGTGAACTGGTCCACGTGGAACACTAATCTGGGCATAATCAACGAAGACCCTGGGTACTCTGGGGACCTCAGACGAAATGCCAGTTTCTCTCTTAAGCCTGGCAGAG TTTCAGGGAGGCACTGGAAAACGTTGGTTCCACTTCTAAAAGATggagagaagaggagagaagagcCTCACAAGCTGCCAGAAGAAGTCAAATTAAAACCTGTTTTGGAACCTTATTTTGAGGCAGAAGATTCTGAGGGGTTGAAAGAGTCAATTCCAAAGTCAGTCTAA
- the SHPK gene encoding sedoheptulokinase isoform X2 codes for MEQDVQKIIRALNECLAALPQQQLQQVTHIGVSGQMHGVVFWKSDKGCKWSESGTGSAFEPHQVSHLVTWQDGRCSPAFLTSLPLPQSHVSLATGFGCATVYWYLKNSPDFLKAYDAAGTIQDYVVAMLCDLKKPLMSVQNAASWGYFNCRNKSWNTDILKKSGFPVHLLPEVGDPGSFAGQTTCAWHGIPKGAKVGIALGDFQCSVYSCLTERTDAVLNISTSAQLTISMPVGFQPPEAPDPSSAVTYFPYFNGDYLAVAASLNGGNVLAAFVGMVAQWAQELGFQVQESAIYPRIIQAALAQKHSKLSVHPTIFGERHLPELLASVSSIGASELSLGHVTRALCRGLVENLCSMLPVQHLEEMGVRRILGSGSALARNEVLRQEVERIFPFPVVYGKDVDAAVGAAMVMFHSK; via the exons atggagcaggatgTCCAGAAAATCATAAGAGCATTGAATGAATGCCttgctgctctgcctcagcagcagcttcagcaagTCACCCACATTGGTGTTTCTGGACAAATGCATGGGGTTGTGTTTTGGAAAAGCGATAAAG gttgCAAGTGGTCAGAGAGTGGCACAGGCTCTGCCTTTGAGCCACACCAGGTCAGCCACCTGGTCACCTGGCAGGACGGCCGCTGCAGCCCCGCCTTCCTCActtcccttcctctgccccaGTCACACGTGAGCCTGGCTACAGGATTTGGGTGTGCCACAGTGTACTGGTATTTAAAGAACAG TCCAGATTTTCTGAAGGCTTATGATGCAGCAGGCACCATCCAGGACTACGTGGTTGCTATGTTGTGTGACCTGAAGAAGCCACTCATGTCTGTCCAGAATGCTGCCAGCTGGGGATATTTTAACTGCAGAAACAAGAGCTGGAATACTGACAT ACTGAAAAAATCTGGCTTTCCTGTCCACTTGCTTCCAGAGGTGGGAGACCCTGGCAGCTTTGCAGGCCAGACAACCTGTGCATGGCATGGGATACCCAAAGGAGCAAAAGTGGGAATTGCTCTGGGAGATTTCCAGTGCTCTGTTTATTCTTGTCTGACTGAGAGGACTGATGCAG tTCTTAATATCAGCACCTCTGCTCAGCTTACTATCTCAATGCCCGTGGGTTTCCAGCCTCCAGAGGCACCAGATCCTTCCTCAGCTGTCACTTATTTTCCCTACTTCAATGGTGACTACTTGGCAGTGGCAGCATCACTCAATGGAGGGAATGTGCTTGCAGCATTTGTGGGGATGGTGGCACAGTGGGCACAAGAGCTGG GATTTCAGGTTCAGGAATCTGCCATCTACCCAAGGATAATCCAAGCAGCCTTGGCCCAAAAGCACAGCAAGCTCTCAGTCCACCCGACCATATTTGGAGAGAGACAccttcctgagctgctggcaTCAGTGAGCAGCATTGGTGCCTCTGAGCTGTCCCTGGGCCATGTCACCAGGGCCCTGTGCCGTGGCCTCGTGGAGAACCTCTGCTCCATGTTACCtgtgcagcacctggaggagatggGGGTCAGGAGGATCCtgggcagcggcagcgcccTTGCCAGGAACGAGGTGCTGAGGCAGGAAGTGGAGAGGATTTTTCCATTCCCTGTGGTTTACGGGAAGGATGTGGatgctgctgtgggagcagctaTGGTGATGTTCCACAGTAAATAA
- the SHPK gene encoding sedoheptulokinase isoform X1, whose protein sequence is MVGVGPPVRAGQGDSHPLMAAAGGPGPTCVLGIDLGTTSVKAALVTGTERGLALAQSCSRETQAHSDSLGAAPQGMEQDVQKIIRALNECLAALPQQQLQQVTHIGVSGQMHGVVFWKSDKGCKWSESGTGSAFEPHQVSHLVTWQDGRCSPAFLTSLPLPQSHVSLATGFGCATVYWYLKNSPDFLKAYDAAGTIQDYVVAMLCDLKKPLMSVQNAASWGYFNCRNKSWNTDILKKSGFPVHLLPEVGDPGSFAGQTTCAWHGIPKGAKVGIALGDFQCSVYSCLTERTDAVLNISTSAQLTISMPVGFQPPEAPDPSSAVTYFPYFNGDYLAVAASLNGGNVLAAFVGMVAQWAQELGFQVQESAIYPRIIQAALAQKHSKLSVHPTIFGERHLPELLASVSSIGASELSLGHVTRALCRGLVENLCSMLPVQHLEEMGVRRILGSGSALARNEVLRQEVERIFPFPVVYGKDVDAAVGAAMVMFHSK, encoded by the exons ATGGTGGGTGTTGGTCCGCCTGTCCGTGCTGGACAAGGTGACAGCCATCCCCTCATggccgcggcgggcgggccTGGACCCACCTGTGTGCTGGGCATTGACCTGGGCACGACGTCGGTGAAGGCAGCgctggtgacagggacagagcGAGGGCTGGcgctggcacagagctgctccagggagaCGCAGGCACACAGCGATAGCCTGGGAGCTGCGCCGCAG ggaatggagcaggatgTCCAGAAAATCATAAGAGCATTGAATGAATGCCttgctgctctgcctcagcagcagcttcagcaagTCACCCACATTGGTGTTTCTGGACAAATGCATGGGGTTGTGTTTTGGAAAAGCGATAAAG gttgCAAGTGGTCAGAGAGTGGCACAGGCTCTGCCTTTGAGCCACACCAGGTCAGCCACCTGGTCACCTGGCAGGACGGCCGCTGCAGCCCCGCCTTCCTCActtcccttcctctgccccaGTCACACGTGAGCCTGGCTACAGGATTTGGGTGTGCCACAGTGTACTGGTATTTAAAGAACAG TCCAGATTTTCTGAAGGCTTATGATGCAGCAGGCACCATCCAGGACTACGTGGTTGCTATGTTGTGTGACCTGAAGAAGCCACTCATGTCTGTCCAGAATGCTGCCAGCTGGGGATATTTTAACTGCAGAAACAAGAGCTGGAATACTGACAT ACTGAAAAAATCTGGCTTTCCTGTCCACTTGCTTCCAGAGGTGGGAGACCCTGGCAGCTTTGCAGGCCAGACAACCTGTGCATGGCATGGGATACCCAAAGGAGCAAAAGTGGGAATTGCTCTGGGAGATTTCCAGTGCTCTGTTTATTCTTGTCTGACTGAGAGGACTGATGCAG tTCTTAATATCAGCACCTCTGCTCAGCTTACTATCTCAATGCCCGTGGGTTTCCAGCCTCCAGAGGCACCAGATCCTTCCTCAGCTGTCACTTATTTTCCCTACTTCAATGGTGACTACTTGGCAGTGGCAGCATCACTCAATGGAGGGAATGTGCTTGCAGCATTTGTGGGGATGGTGGCACAGTGGGCACAAGAGCTGG GATTTCAGGTTCAGGAATCTGCCATCTACCCAAGGATAATCCAAGCAGCCTTGGCCCAAAAGCACAGCAAGCTCTCAGTCCACCCGACCATATTTGGAGAGAGACAccttcctgagctgctggcaTCAGTGAGCAGCATTGGTGCCTCTGAGCTGTCCCTGGGCCATGTCACCAGGGCCCTGTGCCGTGGCCTCGTGGAGAACCTCTGCTCCATGTTACCtgtgcagcacctggaggagatggGGGTCAGGAGGATCCtgggcagcggcagcgcccTTGCCAGGAACGAGGTGCTGAGGCAGGAAGTGGAGAGGATTTTTCCATTCCCTGTGGTTTACGGGAAGGATGTGGatgctgctgtgggagcagctaTGGTGATGTTCCACAGTAAATAA